In the genome of Nonomuraea sp. NBC_00507, the window CCCGCGTCACCGCTTCCTCCCGCGGCAACGGCTCCAGCTCGGCCCAGTGCGGCAGCCCGCGCTCGGGCAGGTCCCACAGGCGGGTGCGTCCCTCCCGGCCCGCCACCATGACGTGGCCCTGGAACCACAGGAAGTCCAGCATCCGCTCGACGTTGCGGCCATGGGTCCACCCGCTCGACCGCCACGCGACGGCCGCGAGGTCGTCGAACCCGCCGACCGGCAGCGGACCCTTGTCCCGCAGCCGGTCGAGGACGTGCTGTCGTAAGGCGTCGTTCGCCGCCAGCCAGTCGCGGACCTGCTGCGCGTAGCGGGACTCGCCTGCCGGATAGACGCGCATCATCACCTGGTGGATGGGGTAGTCCTCGGCCAGCACGATCGACGCGGCGTGCGCCCAGTATTCGAACAGCCACCGCTCGCGCCACAGCAGCACGTCGACGTCGCCCGGGTCGTAGCCGCCGACTCTGCTCCAGAGCACCAGCAGGTGACTGCGTGCCACCACGTTGACCGGGTCGAGCTGCAGGCACCGCAACGTCCGCAGCACCTGCCGCAGGCCGTCGAGGTCATTGCCCGGGCGGGGACCGGCCAGGTGCTGGCAGGTCACGGCCAGCCGCCTCGCGGACGTGAGGCTGAGCGTCAGGGGGCGCGACATGGTCGTCAAGCATACTCGAAAAAGAGTTCGATCAGAGCTATTGGAAGGTGTATTCCTGGCGGTCGAAGTCCAGCGTCCAGGCGTACTCGGAGAGGAAGGCCTGCGAGATCAG includes:
- a CDS encoding winged helix-turn-helix domain-containing protein is translated as MSRPLTLSLTSARRLAVTCQHLAGPRPGNDLDGLRQVLRTLRCLQLDPVNVVARSHLLVLWSRVGGYDPGDVDVLLWRERWLFEYWAHAASIVLAEDYPIHQVMMRVYPAGESRYAQQVRDWLAANDALRQHVLDRLRDKGPLPVGGFDDLAAVAWRSSGWTHGRNVERMLDFLWFQGHVMVAGREGRTRLWDLPERGLPHWAELEPLPREEAVTRAAEHALRALGVARAADIERHFIRSRYPGLAEVLSDLEASGRVVPAEVEGGAERWYVHRDVLGLLERDWEPRTTLLSPFDNLICDRERTERLWGFVFRTEMYVPKAKRQYGHYIMPILHGERLVGRLVPRLDRRRARLEIEGLFPEPGTSADTATAVGRAIAELAAFAGAREIAYGDKVPDPWRAALSP